The following proteins are encoded in a genomic region of Pikeienuella piscinae:
- a CDS encoding tetratricopeptide repeat protein, with the protein MEQLPQLTDWGLWANIVTVLVFVGGVLGWLYKTGRWIFRKPEPPAPPPPPEPPIRIGVPTGRPVLGRDADVAEIRAALLADHGEGVALVNSGAVLAGQGGIGKSTLARHYAKTHEADYHGILWTLAETRQEAITGLCGLSNALGLPTPDQPEIQHAHAVVAKIARSGKNWLIVFDNVETRADIDDLIPEGAHVIVTTRQGQGWDGFSTRQTDILGFDAPDAPAVRVLMDAAGRDEGAEDARALAEDLGGLPLALVVMGAFLRDAEMSFSEGRGALDAILDRAPQNAGYPNSVLGAVRLSYERLGPDARIVAQLCAFWAAEGLGPMLLLEAPAGQNWEAFLDLIPDEAQALAQDAPGVRAAFDELAARSLLTGAGETREMHRMTAAALRGLDEGAMASTAVALLAAVYPGGDRNPSHSPQWPLCARLTPHVQALLAGGAAPEVAAWDYLLNQAGIYLDQIADYQGRLPMARESLRIKRARLAEDHRNIAVAHANLGVAFQRLGRFNEAEAELTRAVALHEAHRPGSADLASAHDLLGLLLLEIAGKGAPERLPEAARRHQQALALRRELFGRRSAPVALALNNLGGVRSAQGRGRAAARLYGAALAIWRAVLPASDARLAHGALNSGAMWLMGGAAEKAEPLLREALEIREAAFAAQPQHPDRRDAADWLIACLLTRARAGVNRGAKEAEAKRLCAQYGFDFKKRQSNALQYPTAPKIGVAARINTLNKAITITYTA; encoded by the coding sequence ATGGAGCAATTACCGCAACTGACAGATTGGGGCCTTTGGGCGAATATCGTCACTGTGCTCGTATTCGTCGGTGGCGTGCTTGGGTGGCTCTATAAAACCGGCCGATGGATATTCCGTAAGCCGGAGCCTCCCGCCCCGCCGCCGCCCCCCGAACCCCCGATCCGCATCGGCGTTCCCACCGGCCGCCCCGTCCTCGGCCGCGACGCCGACGTGGCGGAAATCCGCGCCGCCCTGCTGGCCGATCACGGCGAAGGCGTCGCGCTGGTCAATTCCGGCGCGGTGCTGGCCGGGCAGGGCGGCATCGGCAAATCCACGCTCGCCCGGCATTACGCGAAAACCCACGAGGCGGATTATCACGGAATCCTCTGGACGCTGGCGGAAACGAGGCAGGAGGCGATCACCGGCCTTTGCGGTCTTTCTAACGCTCTCGGCCTGCCGACCCCTGACCAGCCGGAAATCCAGCACGCGCATGCGGTGGTCGCGAAGATTGCGCGCTCGGGAAAAAACTGGCTGATCGTCTTCGACAATGTCGAGACCCGCGCCGATATCGACGATCTGATTCCCGAGGGCGCGCATGTCATCGTCACCACGCGCCAGGGTCAGGGTTGGGACGGCTTTTCCACCCGCCAGACCGACATTCTGGGTTTCGACGCGCCGGACGCCCCGGCGGTGCGAGTGCTGATGGACGCCGCCGGGCGGGATGAAGGGGCCGAAGACGCCCGCGCGCTGGCCGAAGACCTCGGCGGTCTGCCGCTGGCGCTGGTGGTGATGGGCGCCTTTCTCCGCGATGCGGAGATGAGCTTCTCTGAAGGGCGGGGCGCACTCGACGCGATCCTCGACCGCGCGCCGCAGAACGCCGGCTATCCGAATTCGGTGCTGGGCGCGGTGCGGTTGAGCTACGAGCGACTCGGCCCCGACGCGCGGATCGTGGCGCAGCTTTGCGCCTTCTGGGCGGCGGAAGGACTGGGGCCAATGCTGCTGCTGGAGGCGCCGGCGGGACAAAACTGGGAAGCGTTCCTCGACCTGATCCCGGACGAGGCGCAGGCGCTGGCTCAGGACGCCCCGGGGGTGCGCGCGGCCTTCGACGAACTGGCGGCGCGGTCGCTGCTGACCGGCGCCGGCGAAACACGCGAAATGCACCGCATGACCGCCGCCGCCCTGCGCGGTCTTGACGAGGGCGCGATGGCATCGACCGCCGTGGCGCTGCTGGCGGCGGTCTATCCCGGCGGCGACCGCAACCCGTCCCATTCCCCGCAATGGCCGCTCTGCGCCCGGCTGACCCCGCATGTGCAGGCGCTACTGGCCGGTGGCGCTGCGCCGGAGGTGGCGGCGTGGGACTATCTGCTCAATCAGGCGGGAATCTATCTGGACCAGATCGCGGATTATCAGGGCCGCCTGCCGATGGCGCGGGAAAGCCTGCGGATCAAGCGCGCGCGGTTGGCGGAGGATCACCGCAATATCGCGGTGGCCCACGCCAATCTCGGGGTGGCCTTTCAGCGACTCGGCCGGTTCAATGAGGCCGAGGCGGAGCTGACGCGCGCCGTTGCGCTGCATGAGGCGCATCGCCCCGGTTCGGCCGATCTCGCCAGCGCCCATGACCTGCTGGGCTTGCTGCTGCTGGAGATCGCCGGCAAGGGCGCGCCGGAACGGCTGCCCGAAGCGGCGCGGCGGCATCAGCAGGCGCTGGCGCTGCGGCGGGAGCTCTTCGGCCGGCGCTCGGCGCCCGTCGCGCTGGCGCTGAACAATCTGGGCGGGGTGCGCTCCGCGCAGGGGCGCGGGCGGGCGGCGGCGCGCCTTTATGGCGCGGCGCTGGCCATCTGGCGCGCGGTGCTGCCGGCCAGCGACGCAAGGCTCGCTCATGGCGCGTTGAACAGCGGCGCCATGTGGCTTATGGGCGGCGCGGCGGAGAAGGCCGAGCCGCTGCTGCGCGAAGCGCTGGAGATACGCGAGGCCGCCTTCGCCGCCCAACCGCAACACCCGGACCGGCGGGATGCAGCGGATTGGCTGATCGCCTGCCTGCTGACCCGCGCGCGGGCCGGGGTGAACCGGGGTGCGAAGGAAGCCGAGGCGAAGCGGCTCTGCGCGCAATACGGGTTCGATTTCAAGAAGCGGCAGTCCAACGCTCTGCAATATCCAACCGCGCCGAAGATCGGGGTCGCCGCGCGGATTAACACTTTAAATAAAGCAATAACAATAACTTACACCGCATAA
- a CDS encoding formimidoylglutamate deiminase, whose translation MQEIWAEQALTPEGWRNDVAVVIDAEGRIESVTPDAPPAGRRVGALLPAPANVHSHAFQRAMAGLTERRGPDPSDSFWTWRRLMYRFLDQIDPDDAEAIAALVQVEMLESGYAACGEFHYLHHRVDGGRYDDPAEMSAAMVRAAEISGIGLTLMPVLYEVGGCDGRPLGPGQRRFGSTPESYADLAARAKAHMKPLPGDCGFGIAPHSLRAVTPAGLAAAVEMAGGEPIHIHLAEQVAEVEEVEAERGARPVEWLLANAPVGPRWCLIHLTQMRPEETRAVAAAGAVAGLCPITESSLGDGIFDGIGFLGAGGRFAIGSDSNIRIALSEEFRTLEYSQRLRDRGRAMLASEKSSTGRVLLEGAAHGGAQALRRAAGAVAPGLWADLLALDTRALDLEGKTGDLLLDAWIFAGDDRMVTDVWSAGRPMVTDGRHFARDEVEARARATLRRLKDRL comes from the coding sequence ATGCAGGAAATCTGGGCCGAGCAGGCGCTCACCCCCGAGGGCTGGCGCAACGACGTAGCGGTCGTGATCGACGCCGAGGGGCGAATCGAGAGCGTGACCCCCGACGCGCCGCCGGCGGGGCGCCGCGTCGGCGCGCTTCTACCGGCCCCGGCCAATGTCCATTCGCACGCTTTCCAGCGCGCCATGGCCGGGCTGACCGAGCGGCGCGGGCCGGACCCGAGCGACAGTTTCTGGACCTGGCGGCGGCTGATGTATCGCTTTCTCGACCAGATCGACCCGGATGACGCGGAGGCGATCGCCGCGCTCGTGCAGGTCGAGATGCTGGAATCGGGCTACGCCGCCTGCGGGGAATTCCACTATCTGCATCACCGCGTCGACGGCGGCCGCTATGACGATCCGGCGGAAATGTCGGCGGCGATGGTGCGGGCCGCCGAGATCAGCGGCATCGGATTGACGCTGATGCCGGTGCTCTATGAAGTCGGCGGCTGCGACGGGCGGCCGCTCGGGCCGGGACAGCGGCGCTTTGGCTCGACGCCGGAGAGCTACGCCGATCTCGCGGCGCGGGCGAAGGCGCACATGAAGCCCCTGCCCGGCGACTGCGGCTTCGGAATCGCCCCGCATTCGCTGCGCGCGGTGACGCCGGCAGGGCTGGCCGCGGCGGTGGAGATGGCGGGGGGAGAGCCGATCCATATTCACCTCGCCGAGCAAGTCGCCGAGGTCGAGGAGGTCGAGGCGGAGCGCGGCGCGCGGCCGGTGGAATGGCTGCTCGCCAATGCGCCGGTCGGGCCGCGCTGGTGTCTGATCCACCTCACGCAGATGCGCCCCGAGGAGACGCGGGCGGTGGCGGCTGCCGGCGCGGTCGCGGGGCTGTGTCCGATCACCGAGTCCTCGCTTGGCGACGGGATCTTCGACGGGATCGGGTTCCTCGGGGCCGGCGGGCGCTTCGCGATCGGCTCGGACAGCAACATCCGCATCGCGCTGTCGGAGGAGTTCAGGACGCTGGAGTATTCGCAGCGCCTGCGCGATCGCGGCCGGGCGATGCTGGCGAGCGAAAAGAGCTCCACCGGCCGCGTGCTGCTGGAGGGCGCGGCGCATGGCGGAGCGCAGGCGCTCCGGCGTGCGGCGGGGGCGGTGGCGCCGGGGCTCTGGGCCGATCTTCTGGCGCTGGACACGCGCGCGCTGGACCTGGAAGGAAAGACCGGCGATCTGCTGCTCGACGCCTGGATCTTCGCCGGCGACGACAGGATGGTCACCGATGTCTGGTCGGCCGGGCGGCCGATGGTGACCGACGGGCGGCATTTCGCCCGCGACGAGGTCGAGGCGCGCGCGCGCGCGACGCTCCGGCGGCTGAAGGACCGGCTGTGA
- a CDS encoding C4-dicarboxylate TRAP transporter substrate-binding protein, translating into MKRTYLMATAAVALFGFAGEAMALEWNVSTWGKRRAFTEHLEKLAELVSEKTNGDFTMNVSYGGLSNNKENLDGIQIGAFEMAQFCAGYHEDKNPTVTVLELPFIGVQTLEEEVAVSEAVYALPAVKEDMARWNAMILMPSPMPQYNIVGTGEPRRTLADFEGMRVRATGGLGEAFAAVGAVPTSMTASEVYSAMESGVIDTAAFAQHAHLSFRTIDLATWWTENLNPGTVNCPVVANIDAYEALTPEQKQALDESAPEALAYYVQNYEKNVIGEWNRILEEKGVEKVHVSDEEIAAFREAAGGPARAAWTEQMKAQGLPAEELLATVDEALAKARE; encoded by the coding sequence ATGAAACGGACTTATCTCATGGCCACCGCCGCCGTGGCGCTCTTCGGATTCGCCGGGGAGGCGATGGCGCTGGAATGGAACGTCTCGACCTGGGGGAAGCGGCGCGCGTTCACCGAGCATCTGGAGAAGCTTGCCGAACTCGTCTCCGAAAAGACCAATGGCGACTTCACGATGAACGTCTCCTATGGCGGGCTCTCCAACAACAAGGAGAATCTCGACGGCATCCAGATCGGCGCTTTCGAGATGGCGCAGTTCTGCGCCGGCTATCATGAGGACAAGAACCCGACCGTGACGGTGCTGGAGCTGCCCTTCATCGGCGTGCAGACGCTGGAGGAGGAGGTCGCGGTCTCCGAGGCGGTCTATGCGCTGCCAGCGGTGAAGGAGGACATGGCGCGCTGGAACGCGATGATCCTGATGCCCTCGCCGATGCCGCAATACAACATCGTCGGCACCGGCGAGCCGCGCCGCACGCTGGCGGATTTCGAGGGGATGCGGGTGCGCGCCACCGGCGGGCTGGGTGAAGCCTTCGCCGCGGTCGGCGCGGTTCCGACCTCGATGACCGCGTCGGAGGTTTACAGCGCGATGGAATCCGGCGTCATCGACACCGCCGCCTTCGCCCAGCACGCGCATCTGAGCTTCCGGACCATCGACCTCGCGACATGGTGGACCGAGAACCTGAACCCCGGCACGGTGAATTGCCCGGTGGTGGCGAATATCGACGCCTACGAGGCGCTGACGCCGGAGCAGAAGCAGGCGCTGGACGAGTCGGCGCCCGAGGCGCTGGCCTATTACGTGCAGAATTACGAGAAGAACGTGATCGGCGAGTGGAACCGGATTCTCGAGGAGAAGGGCGTCGAGAAGGTGCATGTCTCCGACGAGGAGATCGCTGCGTTCAGGGAAGCGGCGGGCGGCCCGGCGCGCGCGGCATGGACCGAGCAGATGAAGGCCCAGGGCCTGCCGGCGGAGGAGTTGCTCGCAACGGTCGACGAGGCGCTGGCGAAGGCGCGCGAATAG
- a CDS encoding TRAP transporter small permease subunit: MAGHSSVREDSSALSRADRALFRVESGLNLAAGVVVFALMLLAVAQIMGRKLFNVPVPGFIDWVEQAMAVFAFLGIAYCQRVGGHIRMDILIGRLTGRALWVAELISTVLMLLLTLALTVGAFRHFQRAFDWNATWFSRDSSIDIALPLWPAKLLVPLALGLLALRLALQIWGFWRALRDDDDAPVAVPLIESAAEVAAAEAETVIGEPVGERERG; this comes from the coding sequence ATGGCCGGACATTCCTCCGTCCGTGAGGATTCGAGCGCGCTTTCCCGCGCCGACCGCGCGCTATTCCGCGTCGAGTCGGGGCTGAACCTCGCCGCCGGGGTCGTGGTTTTCGCGCTGATGCTGCTCGCGGTCGCGCAGATCATGGGGCGCAAGCTCTTCAATGTGCCGGTGCCCGGCTTCATCGACTGGGTGGAGCAGGCGATGGCGGTCTTCGCCTTTCTCGGCATCGCCTATTGCCAGCGGGTCGGCGGGCATATCCGGATGGACATCCTCATCGGGCGTCTGACGGGGCGCGCGCTCTGGGTGGCGGAGCTGATCTCCACGGTGCTGATGCTGCTGCTGACGCTGGCGCTGACGGTCGGCGCGTTCCGGCATTTCCAGCGCGCCTTCGACTGGAACGCGACGTGGTTCAGCCGCGACAGTTCGATCGACATCGCGCTGCCGCTCTGGCCGGCGAAGCTGCTGGTTCCGTTGGCGCTCGGGCTGCTGGCGCTGCGGCTTGCGCTGCAGATCTGGGGGTTCTGGCGGGCGCTGCGCGACGATGACGACGCGCCGGTGGCGGTGCCGCTAATAGAAAGCGCGGCCGAAGTCGCGGCGGCGGAGGCGGAAACTGTGATCGGCGAGCCGGTCGGCGAGCGAGAGCGCGGCTGA
- a CDS encoding TRAP transporter large permease translates to MDPLNIGLILSGLLVVLVLIGVRVGFAAAFVGFAGLFWIFAQKMGLEKGFDVAVSMAGSVPHSKATTYSLSLIPTFILIGYLAYYAGLTKYLFEAAKRWVGWLPGGLGVATVFATAGFAAVSGASVATSAVFARIAIPEMLAEGYDRRFAAGVVAAGGTLASLIPPSAILVIYAIIVEQSVGQLLLAGFIPGAYSALIYGLLVILMAKFRPSLGPAVRGFTWKQRFESIPGALPIFFVVAIIIYCIYFGWGTPTEAGALGAFVVLCMALWNGMKWGQLKSALMESAKLTVMIFTIIWGVLIYVRFLGFADLPGAFADFLSGLDQSPMVTLIMILLAYAVLGMFMDAIGMLLLTLPVVYPAVMALNGGLNVSAADSAFGMTGSECAIWFGIIVVKMAELCLITPPIGLNCFVVAGVRPDISVQDVFRGATPFFVADAITIAGLIAFPGIVLYLPRLLLG, encoded by the coding sequence ATGGATCCGCTCAATATCGGCCTGATCCTTTCCGGCCTGCTCGTCGTTCTTGTACTGATCGGGGTGCGCGTCGGCTTCGCGGCCGCCTTTGTCGGTTTCGCCGGACTGTTCTGGATCTTCGCGCAGAAGATGGGGCTGGAGAAGGGTTTTGACGTCGCCGTTTCGATGGCGGGTTCGGTTCCGCATTCGAAGGCGACGACCTATTCGCTGTCGCTGATCCCGACCTTCATCCTGATCGGCTATCTCGCCTATTACGCCGGGCTGACGAAATATCTGTTCGAGGCGGCGAAGCGTTGGGTCGGCTGGCTGCCGGGCGGGCTCGGGGTCGCCACGGTCTTCGCGACGGCGGGGTTCGCGGCGGTCTCGGGGGCGTCGGTCGCGACCTCCGCCGTCTTCGCGCGCATCGCGATACCGGAAATGCTGGCGGAGGGTTACGACCGGCGCTTCGCGGCCGGGGTGGTGGCGGCGGGCGGCACGCTCGCCTCGCTGATCCCGCCGTCGGCGATCCTGGTGATCTATGCGATCATCGTCGAGCAGTCGGTGGGACAATTGCTGCTCGCGGGGTTCATTCCGGGTGCGTATTCGGCGCTGATCTACGGGCTGCTTGTCATCCTCATGGCCAAGTTCCGGCCGAGCCTCGGCCCTGCGGTGCGGGGCTTCACATGGAAGCAGCGGTTCGAATCCATCCCCGGCGCGCTGCCGATCTTCTTCGTCGTCGCGATCATCATATACTGCATCTATTTCGGTTGGGGCACGCCGACCGAAGCCGGCGCGCTCGGCGCCTTCGTCGTTCTCTGCATGGCGCTCTGGAACGGGATGAAATGGGGGCAGCTGAAATCCGCGCTGATGGAGAGCGCGAAGCTGACGGTGATGATCTTCACCATCATCTGGGGCGTGCTGATCTATGTGCGCTTTCTGGGCTTCGCCGATCTGCCCGGCGCATTCGCCGATTTCCTCTCCGGGCTTGACCAGTCGCCGATGGTGACGCTGATCATGATCCTGCTCGCCTACGCCGTTCTCGGCATGTTCATGGACGCCATCGGCATGCTCCTGCTGACGCTGCCGGTGGTCTATCCGGCGGTGATGGCGCTGAATGGCGGCCTGAATGTCTCCGCCGCCGACAGCGCCTTCGGGATGACCGGCTCGGAATGCGCGATCTGGTTCGGCATCATCGTGGTGAAGATGGCGGAGCTTTGCCTGATCACCCCGCCGATCGGGCTCAACTGCTTCGTCGTCGCCGGAGTCCGGCCGGACATCTCCGTGCAGGACGTCTTTCGCGGCGCCACGCCCTTCTTCGTCGCCGACGCGATCACCATCGCCGGGCTGATCGCCTTTCCGGGGATCGTGCTTTATCTGCCGAGATTGCTTCTCGGTTAG
- a CDS encoding UTRA domain-containing protein produces MTGATARRAPPRGDWRAVHDEALRRIGAREWPPGALIPAETELAEEFGCARATVGRALRELAASGLVERRRRAGTRVAEQPSRHARLTVPLIREEIETTGATYSYALIGAAERKAPPAVAARLEGAERLLHVAATHFADARPFVFEERWINLDVVPEAARSGLFAEISANEWLVRNAPFAGGEMALSAAPAEAAEAAALGLAKGAPLFIVERLTRSPDAVITLARLAYAPGRRMRLEL; encoded by the coding sequence GTGACCGGCGCGACCGCGAGACGAGCGCCCCCGCGCGGCGACTGGCGGGCGGTGCATGACGAAGCGTTGCGCCGGATCGGGGCGCGTGAATGGCCGCCGGGCGCGCTGATCCCGGCGGAGACCGAGCTGGCGGAGGAGTTCGGCTGCGCCCGCGCCACGGTCGGGCGCGCGCTGAGGGAGCTGGCGGCGTCGGGACTGGTGGAGCGGCGCCGGCGGGCGGGAACGCGGGTCGCGGAGCAGCCGTCGCGGCATGCGCGGCTGACCGTCCCGCTGATCCGCGAGGAGATCGAGACGACCGGCGCGACCTATTCCTACGCGCTGATCGGGGCGGCGGAGCGCAAGGCGCCGCCGGCGGTCGCGGCGCGGCTGGAGGGCGCGGAGCGGCTGCTGCACGTCGCCGCGACACATTTCGCCGACGCCCGGCCCTTCGTTTTCGAGGAGCGCTGGATCAACCTCGACGTTGTTCCGGAGGCGGCGCGGTCGGGACTTTTCGCCGAGATCAGCGCCAATGAATGGCTGGTCAGGAACGCCCCCTTCGCCGGGGGCGAGATGGCGCTTTCGGCGGCTCCGGCGGAGGCGGCGGAGGCGGCGGCGCTGGGGCTTGCGAAGGGCGCGCCGCTCTTCATCGTCGAGCGGCTGACCCGCTCCCCCGACGCCGTCATCACCCTCGCCCGGCTCGCCTATGCGCCGGGCCGGCGGATGCGGCTGGAGCTTTAG
- the hutI gene encoding imidazolonepropionase: MTGLLLTNAAIATMGNGLSTGGAPYGLVNRGALAIEGGRIKWVGLTEEADAFPDFERRDLDGRLVTPALIDCHTHLVYGGHRAWEFEMRLKGATYEEVARAGGGIVSTVQSTRGASEQTLIDAALPRLDAMIGEGVATVEIKSGYGLDIETELTMLRAARRLAELRPVRVKTTFLGAHATPAEYKGSPEAYLKEVCLPALDAAAEERLVDAVDGFCEGIAFTPDQIAMVFARAALHHLPVKLHAEQLSNIGGARLAARHGALSADHLEYADAGDAAALAAAGTVAVLLPGAFYTIHETRRPPIDAFREAGVAMALATDCNPGSSPLASILLAMNMGCTLFHMTPEEALAGATRNAARALGLTDAGVVAPGMRADLALWDVEHPAELAYRIGFNALHERIFAGAET, from the coding sequence ATGACAGGACTGCTACTGACCAACGCCGCCATCGCCACGATGGGCAATGGACTCTCGACCGGCGGCGCGCCTTATGGCCTCGTCAATCGCGGCGCGCTGGCGATCGAGGGCGGACGGATCAAATGGGTCGGGCTCACCGAGGAGGCCGACGCCTTTCCGGATTTCGAACGCCGCGACCTGGACGGCCGGCTCGTCACTCCGGCGCTGATCGATTGCCACACGCATCTGGTTTATGGCGGGCATCGCGCCTGGGAGTTCGAGATGCGGCTGAAGGGCGCCACCTACGAGGAGGTCGCGCGCGCCGGCGGCGGCATCGTCTCGACCGTGCAATCGACGCGCGGCGCCTCCGAACAGACGCTGATCGACGCGGCGCTGCCGCGCCTCGACGCGATGATCGGCGAGGGCGTGGCGACGGTGGAGATCAAGTCCGGCTATGGGCTGGATATCGAGACCGAGCTGACGATGCTCCGCGCCGCGCGGCGGCTGGCGGAGCTGCGGCCGGTGCGCGTCAAGACCACCTTCCTCGGCGCGCATGCGACTCCGGCTGAATACAAGGGAAGCCCGGAGGCCTATCTGAAAGAAGTCTGCCTTCCCGCGCTCGACGCCGCCGCGGAGGAGCGGTTGGTGGACGCCGTCGATGGGTTCTGCGAGGGGATCGCCTTCACCCCCGATCAGATCGCCATGGTTTTCGCGCGCGCGGCGCTGCATCATCTGCCGGTGAAGCTCCATGCCGAGCAACTGTCGAATATCGGCGGCGCACGGCTGGCGGCGCGGCATGGCGCGCTCTCGGCCGATCATCTCGAATACGCCGATGCGGGCGACGCGGCAGCGCTCGCCGCCGCGGGAACGGTGGCGGTGCTGCTGCCCGGCGCATTCTACACCATCCACGAAACGCGCCGCCCGCCGATCGACGCCTTTCGCGAGGCCGGGGTGGCGATGGCGTTGGCGACGGACTGCAATCCCGGCTCCTCGCCGCTCGCCTCGATCCTGCTGGCGATGAACATGGGGTGCACGCTCTTTCACATGACGCCGGAGGAGGCGCTGGCCGGCGCGACGCGCAACGCCGCGCGGGCGCTCGGGCTGACGGACGCCGGCGTCGTCGCGCCCGGGATGCGCGCCGACCTGGCGCTCTGGGATGTCGAGCATCCGGCCGAACTCGCCTACCGGATCGGCTTCAACGCGCTCCATGAACGGATTTTCGCGGGAGCGGAGACATGA